A region from the Nocardioides exalbidus genome encodes:
- a CDS encoding phosphate ABC transporter ATP-binding protein yields the protein MTQTTLPPIPTHESGTGPAALEARDITAWFGNHQVLDRVSLTMPASGITALIGPSGCGKSTFLRILNRMHELVPSAALAGEVLLDGEDIYDPQKKLTDARRNIGMVFQKPNPFPAMSIRENVIAGLRLTGTKMGKSAREELVEECLVRGGLWKEVKDRLDSPGGGLSGGQQQRLCIARSLAIKPRVLLMDEPCSALDPTSTRVIEETMKDLAQQVTIVIVTHNMQQAARVSDTCAFFLASQGTPGVIVEHGDTEAMFTSPRDERTSDYVNGRFG from the coding sequence ATGACGCAGACGACGCTGCCGCCCATCCCGACCCACGAGTCGGGCACCGGCCCCGCGGCCCTCGAGGCGCGCGACATCACCGCGTGGTTCGGCAACCACCAGGTCCTCGACCGGGTCTCGCTGACCATGCCGGCCTCGGGCATCACCGCGCTCATCGGCCCGTCGGGCTGCGGCAAGTCCACGTTCCTGCGCATCCTCAACCGCATGCACGAGCTCGTGCCGTCCGCCGCGCTCGCCGGCGAGGTGCTGCTCGACGGTGAGGACATCTACGACCCGCAGAAGAAGCTCACCGACGCCCGCCGCAACATCGGCATGGTGTTCCAGAAGCCCAACCCGTTTCCCGCGATGTCGATCCGGGAGAACGTGATCGCCGGCCTGCGCCTCACCGGCACCAAGATGGGCAAGTCGGCCAGGGAGGAGCTCGTCGAGGAGTGCCTCGTCCGCGGTGGCCTCTGGAAGGAGGTCAAGGACCGCCTCGACAGCCCCGGAGGCGGCCTGTCCGGCGGTCAGCAGCAGCGCCTCTGCATCGCCCGCTCACTGGCGATCAAGCCGCGCGTGCTGCTCATGGACGAGCCCTGCTCGGCCCTCGACCCGACCTCGACCCGCGTGATCGAGGAGACGATGAAGGACCTCGCCCAGCAGGTCACCATCGTCATCGTTACGCACAACATGCAGCAGGCCGCGCGCGTCTCCGACACGTGTGCGTTCTTCCTGGCCTCCCAGGGCACGCCCGGCGTGATCGTCGAGCACGGCGACACCGAGGCGATGTTCACCAGCCCGCGCGACGAGCGCACCAGCGACTACGTCAACGGCCGCTTCGGCTAG
- a CDS encoding sensor histidine kinase — translation MVSHAALQDTSRIGAPSTEATALAEDVLLGDMTSSAAIAAVAGHLLGATGADVVVCALTRFAPDDPSGWIRLGGRAWLREWVQPGSSITFLPPPGAGPEAALTMPWMSAQARSSGLVVVVDGELLPAEAAQDRSELERIGVGSFAATSLFARGEMFGSMSAARRTSGHWPEEAVADLRLLRATLTARLLLEESRHALAEAIETGSEVQLAYRQFFGSVGHELRTPLAAVLGYSEVLLDDAEHGTPELVAEDMLRDGPVIVRACEQLISVVDSLLGSGRTLSEDDQRQHVSVADAVADVVHWHRTPARTAEVEIFNEVEPDVTVWAHAAGVRQVLTNLLGNAVTHHHPGGGTVHLSAQRLLGESGRPMVRIIVRDDGPGLAPEQMEHVFEPFVRFADRDTKGSGLGLSISRTIAERDGGAVRGESHHGHGSTFWLELPAAATKDPS, via the coding sequence GTGGTCTCGCACGCTGCCCTGCAGGACACGTCGAGAATCGGCGCTCCCTCCACCGAGGCCACCGCCCTGGCCGAGGACGTCCTTCTCGGCGACATGACGTCCTCGGCCGCCATCGCCGCCGTCGCCGGGCACCTGCTCGGCGCGACCGGGGCGGACGTGGTCGTCTGCGCCCTCACCCGCTTCGCGCCCGACGACCCGTCCGGGTGGATCCGGCTCGGTGGTCGCGCCTGGCTCCGCGAGTGGGTCCAACCGGGATCGAGCATCACCTTCCTCCCCCCACCGGGTGCCGGACCGGAGGCGGCCCTCACCATGCCGTGGATGTCTGCCCAGGCGCGCAGCAGCGGCCTCGTGGTCGTGGTCGACGGCGAGCTCCTGCCCGCGGAAGCCGCCCAGGACCGCAGCGAGCTCGAGCGGATCGGTGTGGGCAGCTTCGCGGCCACCTCCCTCTTCGCCCGAGGTGAGATGTTCGGCAGCATGTCGGCGGCCAGGCGAACGTCGGGGCACTGGCCGGAGGAGGCCGTGGCCGACCTGCGCCTGCTCCGCGCGACACTCACGGCCCGCCTGCTGCTGGAGGAGTCGCGCCACGCGCTGGCGGAGGCGATCGAGACCGGGTCCGAGGTGCAGCTGGCCTACCGGCAGTTCTTCGGCTCCGTCGGGCACGAGCTGCGTACGCCGCTGGCCGCGGTCCTGGGCTACAGCGAGGTCCTCCTCGACGACGCCGAGCACGGCACCCCCGAGCTGGTCGCCGAGGACATGCTGCGCGACGGCCCGGTCATCGTGCGGGCCTGCGAGCAGCTGATCTCGGTCGTCGACAGCCTCCTCGGCTCCGGCCGCACCCTCTCCGAGGACGACCAGCGCCAGCACGTCTCGGTGGCCGACGCGGTCGCCGACGTCGTGCACTGGCACCGGACGCCGGCCCGCACGGCCGAGGTCGAGATCTTCAACGAGGTCGAGCCCGACGTGACGGTCTGGGCACACGCCGCCGGCGTGCGCCAGGTGCTGACCAACCTGCTCGGCAACGCCGTCACCCACCACCACCCCGGCGGTGGCACGGTGCACCTCTCGGCCCAGCGCCTGCTCGGCGAGAGCGGACGCCCGATGGTGCGGATCATCGTGCGCGACGACGGCCCCGGCCTCGCTCCCGAGCAGATGGAGCACGTCTTCGAGCCCTTCGTCCGCTTCGCCGACCGCGACACCAAGGGCAGCGGCCTGGGCCTGTCGATCTCCCGCACCATCGCCGAACGCGACGGCGGCGCGGTCCGCGGCGAGTCCCACCACGGCCACGGATCCACCTTCTGGCTCGAGCTGCCGGCCGCGGCGACGAAGGACCCGTCGTAG
- the pstA gene encoding phosphate ABC transporter permease PstA — MTTTRDTTTQGAGTTTRTATTYLPVRDLDAPPAVRRASLGKPTAEERFTVVGAWVSAFALAWIITQRLLPLNGPAWLLFAWFVLGLLMSAVTTSMSGRRVDVVDRVVSGVVTSGALVVGAALVSTVVFVVYRGWEPLLHLNFFVDDMAGVGPRDPFDKGGIGHAILGSAIELGIAIAVTLPLGIGTAVFMTEVGGRFAVIVRTIVEAMTALPSIVAGLFIYTVLIVALGFPRSGFAAAMALSVMMLPIIARAADVVLRVVPGGLREASLALGASRWRTVWHVVLPTARPGLATALILGVARGVGETSPVLLTSGVATFFVTNPTDGVMNSLPLYIFKGARSPEPMDIERAFAAATVLLVLVLVLFVIARLVARPPRASARPRRTTRAKRTAEES; from the coding sequence ATGACGACCACCCGGGACACCACCACGCAGGGCGCGGGTACGACGACCCGCACCGCGACGACGTACCTGCCCGTCCGCGACCTCGACGCACCGCCCGCGGTGCGCCGGGCCAGCCTCGGCAAGCCCACGGCCGAGGAGCGGTTCACCGTCGTCGGCGCTTGGGTGAGCGCCTTCGCGCTCGCCTGGATCATCACCCAGCGGCTGCTCCCGCTGAACGGGCCCGCCTGGCTGCTGTTCGCCTGGTTCGTGCTCGGCCTGCTGATGAGCGCCGTCACCACCTCGATGTCCGGCCGCCGGGTCGACGTGGTCGACCGCGTCGTCAGCGGCGTCGTCACGTCGGGTGCGCTGGTCGTCGGCGCCGCGCTCGTGAGCACCGTGGTGTTCGTCGTCTACCGCGGCTGGGAGCCGCTGCTCCACCTCAACTTCTTCGTCGACGACATGGCCGGCGTCGGTCCGCGCGACCCGTTCGACAAGGGCGGCATCGGCCACGCGATCCTCGGCTCGGCCATCGAGCTCGGCATCGCGATCGCGGTGACCCTGCCGCTGGGCATCGGCACCGCGGTCTTCATGACCGAGGTCGGTGGCCGCTTCGCCGTGATCGTCCGCACGATCGTCGAGGCGATGACCGCGCTGCCCTCGATCGTCGCCGGGCTGTTCATCTACACGGTGCTCATCGTCGCCCTCGGGTTCCCCCGGTCGGGCTTCGCTGCCGCCATGGCGCTGTCGGTGATGATGCTCCCGATCATCGCGCGCGCCGCCGACGTGGTCCTCCGCGTCGTGCCGGGCGGCCTGCGCGAGGCGAGCCTCGCGCTGGGCGCGAGCCGGTGGCGCACCGTGTGGCACGTCGTGCTGCCCACCGCCCGTCCCGGCCTGGCCACCGCGCTGATCCTCGGTGTCGCGCGCGGCGTCGGTGAGACCTCGCCCGTGCTGCTCACCTCGGGTGTCGCGACCTTCTTCGTCACCAACCCGACCGACGGCGTCATGAACTCGCTGCCGCTCTACATCTTCAAGGGCGCCCGCAGCCCCGAGCCCATGGACATCGAGCGCGCCTTCGCGGCCGCCACCGTCCTGCTCGTCCTGGTGCTGGTGCTCTTCGTGATCGCCCGCCTCGTCGCCCGTCCCCCGCGCGCCAGCGCCCGCCCCCGTCGTACGACCCGCGCCAAGCGCACCGCTGAGGAGTCCTGA
- a CDS encoding substrate-binding domain-containing protein: protein MSRRFHRLGAALLAAVLLSLSGLGAANADELGPGGLGNATPRAAYAQIEGSGSTWSEVIVQQWISDVDALGMKVTYNGGGSSQGRKNFAQNVTDFGISEIPYPGVDEFGNADNSNGREFAYLPIVAGGTAFTYQLKIGNELVRNLRLSGETLTKIFTGVITDWSDPAITKDNNGRAFPKLAITPVVRSDGSGTTAQLTTWMDAEYPDVWRPYFGKSGFTSYYPRKGRMLAQSGSDQVMNTISGFAGNGTIGYVEYAYPLNKDYPVVKVLNNGGYYVEPTQYNVAVALTKAKINEDTSSPLYLTQILDGVYNATDPRAYPLSSYSYMIIPTGASDQRMSTAKRQTLGDFMYYSLCEGQAKAGPYGYSPLPLNLVQAGFTQLAKLKAADPAVDIENRDATKCNNPTFVSGNLKENRLAKIAPQPAACDEEGQGPCGTATGTGEPSTDEGQPTDSGDGSDKSGGKGNGGATGTTGGGGGGGGGGGGAGDGATTEVDPVTGETVSTGGGGGGGGGTTDAAGTTTDPIYATPTELSASRPGDDRAFGALAALELLALILVPGLLIARGVRRRGAGQ from the coding sequence ATGAGTCGACGTTTCCACCGTCTCGGCGCCGCCCTGCTGGCCGCCGTGCTCCTCTCCCTCTCCGGACTCGGCGCCGCCAACGCGGACGAGCTCGGACCGGGTGGCCTCGGCAACGCGACCCCGCGCGCGGCGTACGCCCAGATCGAGGGCTCGGGCTCCACCTGGTCCGAGGTCATCGTGCAGCAGTGGATCTCCGACGTCGACGCGCTCGGCATGAAGGTCACCTACAACGGCGGTGGCTCCTCGCAGGGCCGCAAGAACTTCGCGCAGAACGTCACCGACTTCGGCATCTCCGAGATCCCCTACCCGGGCGTCGACGAGTTCGGCAACGCCGACAACAGCAACGGCCGCGAGTTCGCCTACCTGCCGATCGTCGCCGGTGGCACGGCTTTCACCTACCAGCTCAAGATCGGCAACGAGCTGGTCCGCAACCTGCGGCTCTCGGGCGAGACGCTCACCAAGATCTTCACCGGCGTGATCACCGACTGGTCCGACCCGGCGATCACCAAGGACAACAACGGCCGCGCCTTCCCGAAGCTCGCGATCACCCCGGTGGTCCGCTCCGACGGCTCCGGCACGACGGCACAGCTGACGACCTGGATGGACGCGGAGTACCCCGACGTCTGGCGGCCCTACTTCGGCAAGAGCGGCTTCACGTCGTACTACCCGCGCAAGGGCCGGATGCTCGCCCAGTCGGGCTCCGACCAGGTCATGAACACGATCTCCGGCTTCGCCGGCAACGGCACGATCGGCTACGTCGAGTACGCCTACCCGCTCAACAAGGACTACCCGGTCGTCAAGGTCCTCAACAACGGCGGCTACTACGTCGAGCCGACGCAGTACAACGTCGCGGTCGCGCTGACCAAGGCCAAGATCAACGAGGACACGTCCTCACCGCTCTACCTCACGCAGATCCTCGACGGCGTCTACAACGCCACCGACCCGCGGGCCTACCCGCTCTCGTCCTACAGCTACATGATCATCCCGACCGGTGCGAGCGACCAGCGCATGTCGACCGCCAAGCGCCAGACGCTCGGCGACTTCATGTACTACTCGTTGTGCGAGGGACAGGCCAAGGCCGGCCCGTACGGCTACTCGCCGCTCCCGCTCAACCTGGTGCAGGCCGGCTTCACGCAGCTGGCCAAGCTCAAGGCCGCCGACCCGGCCGTCGACATCGAGAACCGGGACGCGACCAAGTGCAACAACCCGACCTTCGTCTCCGGCAACCTCAAGGAGAACCGGCTCGCGAAGATCGCGCCGCAGCCCGCTGCGTGCGACGAGGAGGGCCAAGGCCCGTGCGGCACCGCGACCGGCACTGGCGAGCCGTCCACCGACGAGGGCCAGCCGACCGACTCGGGTGACGGCTCGGACAAGTCGGGTGGCAAGGGCAACGGCGGCGCCACCGGGACCACCGGCGGCGGCGGTGGCGGAGGTGGCGGAGGCGGCGGCGCCGGCGACGGCGCGACCACCGAGGTCGACCCGGTCACCGGCGAGACGGTCAGCACCGGTGGTGGCGGCGGTGGCGGCGGCGGTACGACGGACGCGGCGGGCACCACGACCGACCCGATCTACGCCACCCCGACCGAGCTCTCGGCCAGCCGTCCCGGCGACGACCGGGCCTTCGGCGCCCTGGCGGCGCTCGAGCTGCTCGCGCTGATCCTCGTGCCCGGACTGCTCATCGCGCGCGGCGTACGACGTCGGGGTGCGGGCCAGTGA
- a CDS encoding sortase, producing MTMTTPRPTTPASPAGGTAPAVKAPAARRTEPRPAPSQGDDLWSVVSTTSVMVCLVAGWMVAQMLYLGGLAQDRAQDELYTEFRAELAAGTAPIGPVTEVGKPVATLSIPHIGVDQVVVEGTASGDLLDGPGHLRNTVLPGQEGTSAVFGRASTYGAPFARIGDLVDGDQINVTTAQGEVRFRVIGVRRAGDPLPQPRPDGAARLVLVSGEASGSRLPSLSPGQVVYVDAEADEAFQTPAGLPRVVPEPEQAMGTESGAVMPLLTLCLGLLLALTLGVIAARQRFSTALVWVVTTPVVIAVAWLTTDVVMRLLPNLM from the coding sequence ATGACGATGACGACCCCGCGCCCGACGACGCCGGCCTCACCGGCTGGGGGCACCGCTCCCGCCGTGAAGGCCCCGGCCGCCCGCCGCACCGAGCCCCGCCCTGCGCCGAGCCAGGGCGACGACCTCTGGTCCGTCGTGTCGACCACCTCGGTGATGGTGTGCCTGGTGGCCGGCTGGATGGTCGCGCAGATGCTCTACCTCGGCGGGCTGGCCCAGGACCGCGCCCAGGACGAGCTCTACACCGAGTTCCGTGCCGAGCTGGCTGCCGGCACGGCGCCGATCGGCCCGGTCACCGAGGTCGGCAAGCCCGTCGCGACCCTGTCGATCCCGCACATCGGCGTCGACCAGGTCGTCGTCGAGGGCACGGCGTCGGGCGACCTCCTCGACGGTCCCGGCCACCTGCGCAACACGGTGCTGCCCGGCCAGGAGGGCACCTCCGCGGTGTTCGGCCGCGCCAGCACCTACGGCGCCCCCTTCGCGCGGATCGGCGACCTGGTCGACGGCGACCAGATCAACGTCACCACCGCGCAGGGCGAGGTCCGCTTCCGCGTGATCGGCGTACGCCGTGCGGGCGACCCGCTTCCCCAGCCCCGTCCCGACGGTGCCGCGCGGCTCGTCCTGGTCAGCGGGGAGGCGAGCGGCTCCCGGCTGCCGTCGCTCTCGCCCGGCCAGGTCGTCTACGTGGACGCCGAGGCGGACGAGGCGTTCCAGACCCCCGCGGGCCTGCCCCGCGTGGTCCCCGAACCGGAGCAGGCGATGGGCACGGAGTCTGGAGCGGTCATGCCGCTGCTGACGCTGTGCCTGGGGCTGCTCCTGGCGTTGACGCTCGGCGTCATCGCCGCCCGGCAGCGGTTCTCCACTGCCCTGGTCTGGGTCGTCACGACACCCGTCGTGATCGCCGTCGCCTGGCTCACCACCGATGTGGTCATGCGGCTGCTGCCCAACCTGATGTAA
- a CDS encoding sensor histidine kinase translates to MNPPATLQDITASGPASQEAAALAEVILAGAISVDEAIGRTALHLLTSPRVEAVIAALTSFAPEDEEGWVRLGGRAWVREWTRPDSDLRVAPPPGAGPESALTMPWLSQHVRSAPAVLVDRELLPAQAEQDRFELERIGVRSLAGFSYTHGGEMYGSMSAGSRTAGEWPDQVVADLKLLNSAITSRMTLERSRRALAEAIEAGSEAQLAYQQFFGSVGHELRTPLAAVLGYTEVLLDDAEHGTPELVAKGMLRDGPVIVRACEQLLSVVDSLLGAGRTLSEDDQRQHVSVADAVADVVHWHRTPARTAEVEIFNEVEPDVTVWAHAAGVRQVLTNLLGNAVTHHHPGGGTVHLSAQRLLGESGRPMVRIIVRDDGPGLAPEQMEHVFEPFVRFADRDTKGSGLGLSISRTIAERDGGAVRGESHHGHGSTFWLELPEEEPSGRS, encoded by the coding sequence GTGAACCCGCCCGCCACGTTGCAGGACATCACGGCGAGCGGTCCCGCGTCCCAGGAGGCCGCGGCACTCGCGGAGGTCATCCTCGCTGGAGCGATCAGCGTCGACGAGGCGATCGGCCGCACGGCGCTCCACCTCCTCACCAGCCCGCGCGTCGAGGCGGTGATCGCCGCCCTCACCAGCTTCGCCCCGGAGGACGAGGAGGGCTGGGTTCGGCTCGGCGGACGTGCCTGGGTGCGCGAGTGGACCCGACCGGACAGCGACTTGCGGGTCGCTCCACCCCCCGGAGCCGGACCCGAGTCCGCACTGACCATGCCGTGGCTCTCCCAACACGTGCGGTCGGCGCCTGCCGTCCTCGTCGACCGCGAACTCCTGCCGGCCCAGGCGGAGCAGGATCGCTTCGAGCTGGAGCGCATCGGCGTCCGCAGCCTCGCGGGATTCTCGTACACGCACGGCGGTGAGATGTACGGCAGCATGTCGGCGGGTTCGCGGACCGCGGGAGAGTGGCCAGACCAGGTGGTCGCCGACCTCAAGCTGCTCAACTCCGCCATCACCTCACGCATGACGCTCGAGCGCTCCCGCCGGGCTCTCGCGGAGGCGATCGAGGCCGGGTCCGAGGCACAGCTGGCCTACCAGCAGTTCTTCGGCTCCGTCGGGCACGAGCTGCGTACGCCGCTGGCCGCGGTCCTGGGCTACACCGAGGTCCTCCTCGACGACGCCGAGCACGGCACCCCCGAGCTGGTCGCCAAGGGCATGCTGCGCGACGGCCCGGTCATCGTCCGGGCCTGCGAGCAGCTGCTCTCGGTCGTCGACAGCCTCCTCGGCGCCGGCCGCACCCTCTCCGAGGACGACCAGCGCCAGCACGTCTCGGTGGCCGACGCGGTCGCCGACGTCGTGCACTGGCACCGGACGCCGGCCCGCACGGCCGAGGTCGAGATCTTCAACGAGGTCGAGCCCGACGTGACGGTCTGGGCACACGCCGCCGGCGTGCGCCAGGTGCTGACCAACCTGCTCGGCAACGCCGTCACCCACCACCACCCCGGCGGCGGCACGGTGCACCTCTCGGCCCAGCGCCTGCTCGGCGAGAGCGGACGCCCGATGGTGCGGATCATCGTGCGCGACGACGGCCCCGGCCTCGCTCCCGAGCAGATGGAGCACGTCTTCGAGCCCTTCGTCCGCTTCGCCGACCGCGACACCAAGGGCAGCGGCCTGGGCCTGTCGATCTCCCGCACCATCGCCGAACGCGACGGCGGCGCGGTCCGCGGCGAGTCCCACCACGGCCACGGATCCACCTTCTGGCTCGAGCTCCCCGAGGAGGAGCCGTCCGGCCGCTCGTGA
- a CDS encoding substrate-binding domain-containing protein: MATTSIMATALAVAAPAQADPAFVPDADDIVGVGSDTSMYALSYAADGHGGVAGYNAGGAAQRLVSFDANTVDAAGAQTNSTTVVLRAGSAAITRPNGSTAGKNLLYGAGNNANVSFARSSSKNSDAETAAGLQAFPFAKDTLAMATATTSNAPATLTPAQIVGIYKGEITNWNQVGGTAGVIKPLIPQPGSGTRSFFTGELQAMNGGVAVTLAGTVTPVQEHDDSALKGDANAVAPFSVGRAGLLGTLRIEQGWTAARALYNVVRPADAGSSWAQGLFGPSGFICSPAATSLILDAGFEQLLSASQGGKCGVATTTATATSDLLTAKVNTTTAVAGTSASAGALSLTATIGGGGTLKPQGVVSFSVDGVAKGNGVVTGGRATLNLTGIAGGAHTVKATFVPTGQAFNGSASADTAVNVLAATPAPTQATTTIKSTFKKSYKAGDKISGKITIKSSADSKASGKFTIKLGKKVVAKGKVKNGVAKVKNIKGLKKGKNKLVVAYAGSSAFKASKLKLTITIR, encoded by the coding sequence GTGGCCACCACGTCCATCATGGCAACGGCCCTCGCCGTGGCCGCCCCGGCCCAGGCCGACCCCGCCTTCGTCCCCGACGCCGACGACATCGTCGGTGTCGGCTCCGACACCTCGATGTACGCGCTGAGCTACGCGGCCGACGGCCACGGCGGCGTGGCGGGCTACAACGCCGGCGGCGCGGCGCAGCGCCTCGTCTCGTTCGACGCGAACACCGTCGACGCGGCCGGTGCCCAGACCAACTCGACGACCGTCGTGCTCCGCGCGGGTTCGGCCGCGATCACGCGCCCGAACGGCTCGACCGCCGGCAAGAACCTCCTCTACGGCGCCGGCAACAACGCCAACGTGAGCTTCGCGCGCTCCTCGTCGAAGAACTCCGACGCGGAGACCGCCGCCGGCCTCCAGGCCTTCCCGTTCGCGAAGGACACCCTGGCCATGGCCACGGCGACCACCTCGAACGCCCCGGCGACCCTCACCCCGGCCCAGATCGTCGGCATCTACAAGGGTGAGATCACCAACTGGAACCAGGTCGGCGGCACCGCCGGTGTCATCAAGCCGCTCATCCCGCAGCCCGGTTCGGGCACCCGCTCGTTCTTCACCGGCGAGCTCCAGGCGATGAACGGCGGCGTCGCGGTGACGCTGGCCGGCACCGTCACCCCGGTGCAGGAGCACGACGACTCCGCGCTCAAGGGCGACGCCAACGCGGTCGCGCCGTTCTCCGTCGGTCGCGCCGGGCTCCTCGGCACCCTGCGCATCGAGCAGGGCTGGACCGCTGCGCGCGCGCTCTACAACGTCGTCCGTCCGGCCGACGCCGGCAGCTCGTGGGCGCAGGGCCTGTTCGGCCCGTCCGGCTTCATCTGCTCGCCGGCCGCCACCTCGCTGATCCTCGACGCCGGCTTCGAGCAGCTCCTCTCCGCCTCCCAGGGTGGCAAGTGCGGCGTGGCCACCACCACCGCCACCGCCACGAGCGACCTGCTCACGGCCAAGGTGAACACCACCACCGCTGTCGCCGGTACGTCGGCCTCCGCCGGTGCGCTCTCCCTCACCGCCACCATCGGCGGCGGCGGCACGCTCAAGCCGCAGGGCGTCGTCTCCTTCAGCGTCGACGGTGTCGCCAAGGGCAACGGCGTCGTGACCGGTGGCCGTGCCACGCTCAACCTGACGGGCATCGCGGGCGGCGCCCACACCGTCAAGGCCACGTTCGTCCCGACCGGCCAGGCCTTCAACGGCTCCGCCTCCGCCGACACCGCGGTCAACGTCCTCGCGGCCACCCCGGCTCCCACCCAGGCCACGACCACGATCAAGTCGACCTTCAAGAAGTCCTACAAGGCCGGCGACAAGATCTCGGGCAAGATCACGATCAAGTCGTCCGCGGACAGCAAGGCGTCGGGCAAGTTCACGATCAAGCTCGGCAAGAAGGTCGTCGCCAAGGGCAAGGTCAAGAACGGCGTCGCCAAGGTCAAGAACATCAAGGGCCTGAAGAAGGGCAAGAACAAGCTCGTCGTCGCGTACGCCGGCAGCTCGGCGTTCAAGGCCTCGAAGCTGAAGCTGACCATCACCATCAGGTGA
- a CDS encoding cytochrome P450: protein MHLDSVESAGGRLGAVLSTPRSGFVRLSPGGPWLATTPELVRQVLATPSDFDFPGDVSRSGDLSGSVGDTRSGHSVFAPVAPAQVAIGTEVFARQWRLALDEHDRAAPGRPYDAMELLRRPVARSTTAAVLPSVDESQRDRIGDLALAWIDALGPVIAARRPPRRWSRTRRTEEAARTALEVALDALPGRVQPAGELAALLAAGIQVPIAAGAFLIAWLAGADVPDADPTHVVWETLRLTPPTWITARVATGEVDVDGTSLPAGSLVLVSPLLLGRLDELVPGGDLAAFRPDRWHEGDRRPGAWLPFGAGPHACPGRNLGMAQLTHLAAWGQLLDISLSERATIDQSRGIAPLPCRFSVATRREVPS from the coding sequence ATGCACCTGGACAGCGTCGAGTCGGCCGGCGGCCGGCTCGGCGCTGTCCTCTCCACCCCTCGCTCCGGGTTCGTCCGGCTGAGCCCCGGAGGGCCGTGGCTGGCGACCACCCCCGAGCTGGTCAGGCAGGTCCTGGCCACCCCCTCCGACTTCGACTTCCCCGGGGACGTCAGCCGCAGCGGCGACCTCTCCGGCAGCGTCGGCGACACCCGCTCGGGCCACAGCGTCTTCGCGCCGGTGGCGCCCGCGCAGGTGGCGATCGGCACCGAGGTGTTCGCACGCCAGTGGCGCCTGGCCCTCGACGAGCACGATCGCGCCGCACCCGGCAGGCCGTACGACGCCATGGAGCTGCTGCGACGTCCGGTCGCGCGCTCGACGACCGCCGCCGTGCTCCCCTCGGTCGACGAGTCACAGCGTGACCGCATCGGCGACCTGGCGCTGGCCTGGATCGATGCCCTCGGCCCGGTGATCGCCGCCCGTCGTCCGCCCCGTCGCTGGAGCCGGACGCGGCGCACCGAGGAGGCCGCCCGCACGGCGCTCGAGGTCGCCCTCGACGCGCTGCCGGGACGCGTCCAGCCGGCCGGCGAGCTCGCCGCGCTCCTCGCCGCCGGCATCCAGGTCCCGATCGCGGCCGGTGCCTTCCTCATCGCCTGGCTCGCCGGAGCCGACGTCCCCGATGCAGACCCCACCCACGTCGTGTGGGAGACCCTCCGCCTGACACCGCCGACCTGGATCACCGCCCGGGTCGCGACCGGGGAGGTGGACGTGGACGGCACGTCCCTGCCTGCCGGCTCCCTGGTCCTCGTCAGCCCGCTGCTGCTCGGCCGCCTGGACGAGCTGGTGCCGGGGGGCGACCTCGCGGCCTTCCGGCCCGACAGGTGGCACGAGGGCGACCGGCGTCCTGGCGCCTGGTTGCCGTTCGGCGCCGGCCCGCACGCCTGTCCCGGACGCAACCTGGGCATGGCACAGCTCACACATCTCGCGGCGTGGGGCCAGCTGCTTGATATTTCCTTGAGCGAGCGCGCCACAATCGACCAGAGTCGGGGAATCGCCCCGCTGCCCTGCCGCTTCAGCGTGGCGACGAGGAGGGAGGTGCCGTCGTGA